A window from Cryptomeria japonica chromosome 1, Sugi_1.0, whole genome shotgun sequence encodes these proteins:
- the LOC131065393 gene encoding uncharacterized protein LOC131065393 isoform X1 yields MTFFVSLMTCETILVGHMVSRSNGVAVCVHPRNVHCLAVSQRKNGEVKGKLHLREEKINGLEEINWKRGVLKTEMIHGKKHMNTSSMARSRRDGLGSPESEKILLQKNDKNTQNIEMSETKAAYPNGKANKFDTHEFSWVEDIPCCPVFHPTKEEFEDPLAYISSIAPQASKFGICKIVSPLVASVPGGVVLMKEKTGFKFTTRVQPLRLSNWDYEDKITFSMSGRNYSFREYERMANKAFARKFSTAANLPTKFVEEEFWREITLGKSSTVEYACDIEGSAFSESPSDPLGTSKWNLKDLSRNPNSMLRLLETAIPGVTDPMLYIGMLFSMFAWHVEDHYLYSLNYHHCGAPKTWYGVPGNAAHDFERVVREHVYDQEMLLDEAEGTLYDLLVGKTTMFSPKTLSEYGVPVYKAVQLPGEFVITFPRAYHAGFSHGFNCGEAVNFSTIDWIPFGAAACKRYEFLNKAELLPHEELLCKEMMILAGEKSNSHKGAHSSFSVDLEVQLHLKIAFVKLISFQHQVIWLLKRLGAQISFSLGHTSTTRCFICKHFCYVAYHMCQCNSHPMCLNHAREIRECNCGSMRTVFIRENFMEMVSVAQRLEKEGILGKAPSNLPVKDHTERDDTDLRESLLNCDDFVGYVPYCHIDLEERTCLKKNLTGESSSSCEPLFQRKRHLESTISSGIDGDACTSNISHIKEPSNVLKQGTVVRSLKKLHDNIYSESEHGKKLILPSRGRIWDKSSLVRHSPLTVQKNSLEERAQGFANSTTNLDGNEHQRNDDSECEADRVKCRRISAPKKKSLGKTIARLNGSEQQLSEHDVKRDNKICGLLQSPDGRYLLLISDILSEIKVEASPFKILGKWKSKAISKGLDLKAHRVDIQSVSGFDKVDPNKQWGLSHKGCIQLKKVLQGQEAHLLEQLIEKTFCKLIPATKITGQALKSTKLNGISGKKRDFDTMNIISNTEDSKMLDGKDTTNVSKVSEVSTKKSAQLKMKNPAIDQSSTRKCEELPDKEVKDAYQSNVDKFSSSATNQEKIRSVRRRIIKESMQAHGKNEKKLEEKEQLNLVVENMKSQMKEQRISKMLTILTDESLQEIPFSTNMVFKSDIDTGLKVRNRKNSLTDNKGNDMEEKSSGSLSVQGIECTNQFILDKYKQPEQDKSSNKDIKIRKEMTTKNCRSPNSRELNGELLDVDEVNFENKKDNKRVKRPIPEHSKSDTGTVFERTASPYISRLKIKGPSLPDISEAISSVDNKVHQDLTDFSIIPAVSSFAEGCDSQVVIPKNNNEEEHNHPQKAGNNVKIYMHERVDINMEREKQTPRSLVNTDMYPSGFNSDPGSTKSTFSNWDHEDKNKAQLKENHWARSPLQKPRVTKHNGSANANASNYGSELGSPIGIGVQKFRKLSNHYTGGMKIGCHINNSDASSGSSVMLPQHGFSANSGCGGPQVNKQECSGKIKGSRFSDMHSSAVKHQKFPRYMDGKKHDNWKLTQETKYSNSQARSLSRNPFDNASASRKWPSGWRELEWKDQLLQVQDTNLVQSGYEYDSSNLQKHFHRTELEQGISSQLEGPYKEETAEVQVRSFRNNWGDVASSSLKECQSLEPSIDGNYFSGRQVEDATPDAPFTFRRKVYDRSGSFKRGLEGHQPITLASSSFLSSTEQTTDGNSKGIRENFVLDFDNKSISYPYSPRSSGLDYPKETKALKAIAANDNSFPVQPDSIYFGPQREDYRTSLSTNEQEMNHNNWTELSLCQMSPVSPHVGSFFTESKNISTVNRDDWSSHRNCILNNSKDNGMHNSGVVKNIHPDPHQICSTSEYSALQFDNGADREIIGESSRLIDCTKESQAQTDYSQANVLWSDARPSTLEEESDFAIDLQPSNKSLHYQDALSAKVDSAENGYWPSFVSTSKKHGEQLTHQQLLIEKWGRA; encoded by the exons ATGACGTTTTTTGTTTCGCTTATGACTTGTGAAACGATTTTGGTTGGACATATGGTTTCCAGATCTAATGGTGTTGCTGTTTGTGTGCATCCGAGAAACGTACATTGCTTGGCAGTTTCACAGAGGAAAAATGGTGAG GTGAAGGGAAAGCTTCATTTGAGAGAAGAAAAAATAAATGGGTTAGAAGAAATTAACTGGAAGAGAGGTGTTCTAAAGACAGAGATGATCCATGGCAAGAAGCATATGAATACATCTAGCATGGCTAGAAGTAGAAGAGATGGTTTAGGATCTCCAGAATCAGAAAAAATATTATTGCAGAAGAATGACAAAAATACACAGAATATTGAAATGTCTGAAACTAAGGCTGCTTATCCAAATGGCAAGGCTAATAAGTTTGATACTCATGAGTTCAGCTGGGTTGAGGATATCCCTTGCTGTCCGGTGTTCCATCCTACAAAGGAGGAGTTCGAAGATCCATTGGCTTATATATCGTCTATTGCACCTCAAGCGTCCAAATTTG GTATTTGCAAGATAGTGTCTCCCTTGGTTGCCTCGGTACCTGGAGGGGTGGTTTTGATGAAAGAAAAAACTGGCTTCAAGTTTACAACTCGAGTACAACCTTTGAGACTTTCAAACTGGGATTATGAGGATAAAATCACATTCTCCATGAGTGGAAG GAACTATTCCTTTCGTGAATATGAGAGAATGGCAAACAAGGCATTTGCTCGCAAGTTTTCAACTGCTGCAAATTTGCCTACCAAGTTTGTGGAAGAGGAGTTTTGGCGTGAAATAACTTTGGGAAAGTCATCAACTGTTGAATATGCATGTGATATTGAAGGAAGTGCTTTCTCAGAATCACCAAGTGACCCGCTAGGAACCAGCAAATGGAATTTAAAG GACCTGTCAAGAAATCCAAATTCCATGTTGCGTCTTCTTGAAACTGCTATTCCT GGTGTGACAGATCCTATGCTTTACATTGGAATGCTGTTCAGTATGTTTGCATGGCATGTTGAAGATCATTATTTGTACAG CCTGAATTATCACCATTGTGGTGCACCTAAGACATGGTATGGTGTTCCTGGCAATGCTGCTCATGATTTTGAAAGGGTAGTTAGGGAGCATGTTTATGATCAAGAAATGCTTTTAGACGAAGCAGAGGGTACGCTATACGATTTACTTGTAGGAAAGACAACAATGTTTTCTCCCAAGACTTTATCTGAATATGGAGTTCCTGTTTACAAGGCTGTTCAATTGCCTGGCGAGTTTGTCATCACTTTCCCTCGAGCATATCATGCAGGATTCAGTCATG GATTCAACTGTGGAGAAGCTGTGAACTTTTCCACGATTGACTGGATTCCATTTGGGGCAGCAGCATGCAAGCGTTATGAGTTTCTTAACAAGGCAGAACTTTTGCCTCATGAGGAGTTACTCTGTAAAGAAATGATGATTCTCGCTGGGGAGAAATCAAATTCTCATAAAGGAGCTCATAGTTCATTTTCTGTGGATTTGGAAGTGCAGCTTCATTTGAAGATTGCATTTGTTAAGCTCATAAGTTTCCAACATCAGGTGATTTGGTTACTAAAAAGGCTAGGGGCACAGATAAGTTTTTCACTGGGGCACACAAGTACCACTAGGTGCTTTATCTGCAAGCATTTTTGCTACGTGGCATACCATATGTGCCAGTGTAATAGCCATCCAATGTGTCTCAATCATG CAAGGGAGATTAGAGAATGTAACTGTGGCAGCATGCGAACTGTCTTTATAAGAGAGAATTTTATGGAGATGGTTTCTGTTGCTCAGAGATTGGAAAAGGAAGGAATTCTTGGTAAAGCACCATCAAACTTACCTGTAAAAGATCATACGGAACGAGATGACACAGATTTGAGAGAAAGTTTGCTTAATTGTGATGACTTTGTGGGATATGTTCCATACTGCCATATAGATTTGGAGGAACGCACTTGCCTAAAGAAAAACCTAACTGGTGAAAGTAGCAGCAGCTGTGAGCCACTATTTCAGAGAAAACGACATTTGGAAAGCACCATCTCTTCAGGAATAGATGGTGATGCATGTACATCCAATATTTCTCATATAAAGGAGCCATCAAATGTTTTAAAACAAGGCACTGTTGTGCGGTCTTTGAAGAAGTTGCATGACAATATCTACAGTGAATCAGAG CATGgaaaaaagttgattctccctagCAGAGGGAGGATCTGGGATAAATCCAGCTTGGTTAGGCACAGTCCTCTTACTGTGCAAAAGAATTCTTTGGAGGAGCGAGCTCAGGGGTTTGCTAATTCTACTACAAATTTAGATGGCAATGAACACCAAAGGAATGATGATTCTGAGTGTGAGGCAGACAGAGTAAAGTGTCGCCGTATATCAGCTCCAAAGAAAAAGAGTTTGGGAAAAACTATTGCAAGATTGAATGGTTCGGAGCAACAATTG AGTGAACATGACGTAAAACGGGACAATAAAATTTGTGGCTTGCTTCAAAGTCCAGATGGGAGATATTTGCTTCTGATTTCTGATATACTATCAGAAATTAAAGTAGAAGCTTCACCTTTCAAG attctCGGTAAGTGGAAATCAAAGGCAATATCCAAAGGATTGGATCTGAAGGCACATCGGGTTGATATTCAATCGGTATCTGGCTTTgataaggttgatcctaataagCAATGGGGACTATCCCACAAG GGATGCATTCAGTTAAAAAAAGTCCTACAAGGACAAGAAGCTCATTTATTGGAGCAGTTGATAGAGAAGACATTTTGTAAACTCATTCCTGCTACTAAAATCACAGGCCAAGCCTTAAAGTCCACAAAACTAAATGGCATTTCAGGCAAGAAAAGAGATTTTGATACTATGAACATCATTTCTAACACAGAGGACAGTAAAATGTTAGACGGTAAGGATACCACTAATGTGTCAAAAGTGTCAGAAGTATCCACAAAGAAGTCTGCTCAACTCAAGATGAAAAATCCTGCTATTGATCAATCTTCCACCAGAAAGTGTGAAGAACTTCCAGACAAGGAAGTGAAGGATGCTTACCAGAGTAACGTTGACAAGTTTTCATCATCTGCCACCAACCAGGAAAAGATTAGATCAGTTCGCAGGAGAATTATCAAGGAATCAATGCAAGCACATGGAAAGAATGAAAAGAAGTTAGAGGAAAAAGAGCAGCTGAATTTGGTAGTTGAAAATATGAAATCCCAAATGAAAGAACAGAGGATTTCAAAAATGCTGACTATTTTAACAGATGAAAGTCTCCAGGAGATTCCATTCTCTACCAATATGGTTTTCAAGTCAGACATAGACACTGGTTTAAAAGTAAGAAATAGAAAGAACTCCTTAACTGACAATAAGGGGAATGACATGGAGGAAAAAAGCTCTGGAAGCCTATCTGTGCAAGGAATAGAATGCACAAATCAATTTATCTTGGACAAATATAAGCAGCCTGAGCAGGATAAGTCATCTAATAAGGACATAAAAATCAGGAAGGAAATGACAACAAAAAATTGTAGAAGTCCAAATTCAAGAGAATTGAATGGTGAACTATTGGATGTAGACGAggtaaattttgaaaataaaaaagatAACAAAAGGGTTAAGAGGCCTATTCCAGAGCACTCAAAAAGTGATACTGGTACAGTATTTGAAAGAACAGCGTCTCCTTACATCAGTCGTCTGAAAATCAAAGGTCCATCTCTGCCAGATATTTCTGAAGCTATTTCTTCTGTAGACAACAAAGTTCACCAAGATTTGACCGACTTCAGCATAATTCCAGCTGTAAGTTCTTTCGCCGAAGGATGTGATAGCCAGGTGGTGATACCAAAGAACAACAATGAAGAGGAACACAATCATCCTCAGAAAGCAGGGAATAATGTAAAGATATACATGCATGAACGAGTTGATATCAATATGGAGAGAGAGAAACAGACTCCAAGAAGTTTAGTTAATACTGATATGTATCCAAGTGGTTTTAACTCAGATCCAGGCTCTACAAAATCAACATTTTCAAATTGGGACCATGAGGATAAAAATAAGGcacaattaaaagaaaatcattgGGCAAGATCACCTCTGCAAAAGCCAAGAGTTACAAAACATAATGGCTCCGCTAACGCCAATGCATCAAACTATGGTTCTGAACTAGGCAGCCCTATTGGGATTGGGGTTCAAAAATTCCGAAAGCTTTCAAACCATTATACTGGTGGGATGAAGATTGGTTGCCATATTAATAATTCAGATGCCTCAAGTGGGTCTTCAGTTATGTTACCTCAACATGGGTTCTCTGCAAATTCTGGGTGTGGTGGGCCTCAAGTTAACAAACAAGAGTGCTCAGGCAAAATAAAGGGATCTAGATTTAGTGACATGCATAGCTCAGCTGTCAAACATCAAAAATTTCCAAGATATATGGATGGTAAAAAACATGATAACTGGAAGCTGACACAAGAAACTAAGTATTCAAATTCACAAGCAAGATCACTGTCTCGAAATCCATTTGATAATGCTTCAGCTTCAAGAAAATGGCCAAGCGGTTGGAGAGAGTTGGAGTGGAAGGATCAGCTTCTCCAGGTGCAAGATACGAATTTAGTTCAGTCAGGTTATGAATATGACAGTTCGAACTTGCAAAAACATTTTCACAGGACCGAGTTGGAGCAGGGAATTTCTTCTCAATTAGAAGGGCCCTACAAAGAGGAAACTGCAGAGGTGCAAGTAAGATCATTCAGAAACAATTGGGGGGATGTGGCTTCCAGTTCACTTAAGGAGTGCCAAAGCTTAGAGCCATCAATAGATGGAAACTATTTTTCTGGAAGACAAGTTGAAGATGCAACTCCAGATGCTCCTTTTACATTTAGACGTAAGGTCTATGATAGATCTGGATCATTTAAGAGGGGTTTAGAGGGGCATCAACCAATTACACTAGCAAGCTCTAGTTTTCTCAGCTCAACAGAACAGACAACAGATGGTAATTCAAAAGGCATCAGAGAAAATTTTGTGTTAGACTTTGACAACAAAAGCATCTCCTACCCATATTCTCCACGTTCTTCTGGTCTAGATTATCCAAAGGAAACAAAGGCACTAAAAGCAATTGCAGCTAATGATAACTCTTTCCCAGTACAACCTGATTCAATATACTTTGGTCCTCAAAGAGAGGATTATCGAACATCTCTCAGCACAAATGAACAGGAGATGAACCACAATAATTGGACTGAGTTGTCCCTGTGTCAGATGAGTCCTGTCAGTCCTCATGTTGGTTCCTTTTTTACCGAGAGCAAAAACATATCAACTGTAAACAGGGATGATTGGTCAAGTCATCGGAACTGCATTTTAAATAACAGCAAGGATAATGGAATGCATAATTCTGGGGTAGTCAAGAATATTCATCCAGATCCACATCAGATATGTTCCACTTCAGAGTATTCTGCATTGCAATTTGATAATGGTGCCGATCGAGAGATTATCGGAGAGAGTTCTAGACTAATTGATTGTACAAAAGAATCCCAAGCTCAAACAGACTATAGCCAGGCCAACGTCTTATGGTCAGATGCGAGACCATCCACATTAGAGGAAGAAAGTGATTTTGCAATTGATCTGCAGCCTTCTAACAAGAGCTTGCATTACCAGGATGCATTGTCAGCAAAAGTGGACTCAGCAGAAAATGGTTACTGGCCATCTTTTGTTAGCAcctcaaagaagcatggagaacagtTAACACATCAGCAGCTTCTAATTGAAAAGTGGGGTAGAGCTTGA